Proteins co-encoded in one Aspergillus fumigatus Af293 chromosome 6, whole genome shotgun sequence genomic window:
- a CDS encoding IgE-binding protein encodes MKLSTIASVGSLVVGTHSLPAAPASDNGPFQVMALRSASPIHFLGMTASRNSFWLGGETATYCPDVVKQQGACPEGTQTVLYTNALDVMVPGGQQIYVDPSGAVKFTTAHSASMPPGSTVEGFSYTSGDPLGHWNFSGQGATGFMACPTEGDAPAPYQVFAAISSATVPTGNVADCLGFDAAAIAWTPSQGQTAAAWQYT; translated from the exons ATGAAGCTCTCTACTATCGCCTCTGTCGGCTCCCTCGTCGTTGGAACCCACAGCCTGCCGGCTGCCCCGGCCAGTGACAATGGTCCCTTTCAAGTCATGGCCCTCCGCTCCGCCTCTCCCATCCACTTTCTCGGCATGACTGCTTCCAGAAATAGCTTTTGGCTGGGTGGTGAGACCGCAACCTACTGCCCTGACGTCGTCAAGCAGCAGGGGGCCTGCCCCGAAGGCACTCAAACTGTTCTTTATACCAACGCCTTG GATGTTATGGTCCCCGGTGGCCAGCAAATCTACGTTGACCCATCTGGTGCCGTCAAGTTCACCACCGCTCACTCCGCCAGCATGCCCCCTGGCTCCACCGTCGAGGGTTTCTCCTACACTTCCGGTGACCCATTAGGCCACTGGAACTTCAGCGGCCAGGGCGCCACCGGCTTCATGGCTTGCCCTACTGAGGGCGATGCTCCTGCTCCCTACCAGGTCTTTGCTGCCATCAGCTCTGCGACCGTTCCCACTGGCAATGTCGCCGACTGCCTCGGATTCGATGCGGCCGCTATTGCCTGGACTCCATCTCAGGGGCAGACTGCAGCCGCTTGGCAGTACACGTAG
- a CDS encoding cation diffusion facilitator family transporter, with protein sequence MIHNVYNAASPLSPSQSPTTSEAWTPARRPSLEPEREILSTRGHSLPKLLRERSLSLPPATARDEYVIEHGDGAPFRNRRESLPVSLRGMVLIGASNPMYQWHRYYKSPEELKSMKKHLRKYYQRTNELVSQYLYIDQLLDSSLPHQLIDEYSHDHDIVAHLWTRGREQNGEGPPADTSSRKIKRTPRNLYRIPNERSPLLQPTIEEDTPFPEIPSPHAAEHVHSGDRIVTVAIYINLLANVFLLGAKIAVMSLTSSMSVLASLVDGALDFLSTVIVWTTTKLAQRQDRYRYPISRRRLEPLSILVFAVVMATSFVQVAITSLGRLLGPDHKLVQLSLPAIFMMASTVVVKLLCWFWCRLIKNTGVQALAQDAMTDVIFNFFSILFPLVGFFANWWFLDPLGGLLLSVYIIWNWSGTAATHIRHLTGAAASPTDHSVLLYMTMRFSKIITKIQDLKAYYAGDHLNVEVDIVVDERTSLRDAHDVGESLQYMLESVPTVDRAFVHLDYDPWNIPSHMNQLEA encoded by the exons ATGATTCACAATGTATACAACGCGGCATCTCCATTGTCGCCTTCACAGTCTCCCACCACCTCCGAAGCCTGGACCCCGGCTCGGAGACCCAGCCTCGAACCTGAACGGGAGATCCTATCAACACGGGGCCATAGCCTCCCAAAACTACTTCGCGAGCGATCGCTTTCACTCCCGCCTGCTACTGCTCGGGATGAGTACGTCATTGAGCATGGAGATGGGGCGCCGTTCCGGAATAGACGTGAAAGTCTTCCAGTCTCTCTCAGAGGAATGGTCTTGATCGGAGCAAGTAATCCGATGTACCAATG GCATCGCTATTATAAAAGTCCCGAGGAGCTGAAAAGCATGAAGAAACACCT GCGGAAATACTACCAACGCACCAATGAGCTCGTGTCACAGTATCTATACATCGATCAACTGCTGGACTCATCGCTGCCACACCAATTGATAGATGAATACAGTCATGACCACGATATAGTCGCCCACCTCTGGACCAGGGGCCGAGAGCAGAATGGTGAGGGTCCACCTGCAGACACCTCAAGCCGGAAGATCAAAAGGACTCCACGTAACCTATACCGTATTCCAAACGAACGGTCACCGTTGCTACAGCCAACGATCGAGGAGGACACCCCGTTTCCCGAAATCCCTTCCCCCCATGCTGCTGAGCATGTCCACAGCGGCGATCGCATTGTCACCGTCGCCATCTATATCAACTTGCTCGCCAATGTGTTTTTGTTGGGTGCCAAAATTGCCGTCATGAGTTTGACGAGTTCCATGTCCGTGTTGGCCAGTTTGGTGGACGGCGCATTAGACTTTCTGAGTACGGTTATCGTGTGGACGACAACcaagcttgcgcagcgtcAGGACCGGTACCGATACCCCATCAGTCGACGGCGGCTGGAGCCTCTCAGTATCCTAGTGTTTGCGGTAGTGATGGCGACCTCGTTTGTGCAGGTGGCCATCACCTCGTTGGGGCGGCTGCTAGGCCCAGACCACAAACTGGTGCAACTCTCGCTACCAGCAATCTTCATGATGGCTAGCACTGTTGTGGTAAAACTTCTCTGTTGGTTTTGGTGCCGATTGATCAAGAATACTGGTGTTCAGGCCCTAGCGCAGGACGCCATGACGGACGTGATCTTCAACTTTTTCAGTATTCTCTTCCCATTGG TGGGCTTTTTTGCCAATTGGTGGTTCTTGGACCCGCTTGGTGGTCTCCTGCTCTCCGTCTACATCATCTGGAACTGGAGCGGGACCGCCGCCACGCATATCCGCCATCTCACCGGCGCCGCTGCCTCACCCACTGATCACAGCGTCCTCCTGTACATGACCATGCGGTTCTCTAAAATCATCACCAAAATCCAAGATTTGAAGGCCTATTACGCGGGGGATCACCTCAATGTCGAAGTGGACATTGTTGTAGATGAGCGGACGAGCTTGCGCGATGCTCATGACGTCGGTGAGAGCTTACAGTACATGCTGGAAAGCGTGCCGACTGTCGACCGTGCGTTTGTGCATCTGGATTATGACCCGTGGAATATCCCAAGCCATATGAATCAATTGGAAGCATAG
- the faeB-1 gene encoding putative feruloyl esterase, with the protein MMWWFLLIGLASAAATASSASSASFESRCQHFHKEIHLQNVHVLSTTYVPIGSNIPMVYNPPICGGTASSSISTIQFCQVALNVTTSDKSQFFMEAWLPSNYTGRFLSTGNGGLNGCVSYADMVYATQYGFATIGTNNGHFGDTGQYFLNNPEVIEDFAYRALHTGTVVGKALTKLFYPQGYKNSYYLGCSTGGRQGWKSIQRFPDDFDGVVAGAPAINFVNLCSWGSRFLKITGPPGSETFVTSAQWSAVHNEILRQCDALDGAVDGIIEDTDLCQPVFETLLCNSTAVDKTSCLTGVQANTVNEVFSAMYGLDGKWLYPRMQPGSELAASFIYYSGNGFKYSDDWYKYVVYNDSNWGHSTWTLADAAAAAAQDPFQISSFDGNISGFQKAGGKVLHYHGLEDAIITSDSSKAYYKHVADTMGLSPSELDHFYRLFPISGMGHCSPGTGAASIGQGSSTYAGDDPQDNVLMAIVQWVEKGIAPEYVRGSKMSRDGTIDYRRKHCKYPKRNRYVGPGKYTDENAWKCV; encoded by the exons ATGATGTGGTGGTTTCTTCTGATCGGGCTGGCCTCAGCCGCTGCAACTGCCAGCTCTGCCAGCTCTGCCAGCTTCGAGTCTCGTTGTCAACATTTTCACAAGGAAATCCATCTTCAAAATGTGCATGTGCTTTCTACCACTTATGTCCCCATCGGATCCAACATCCCCATGGTGTATAACCCGCCGATATGCGGTGGGACCGCTAGCTCATCGATCAGCACGATTCAATTTTGCCAGGTTGCGCTGAACGTGACCACTTCGGACAAGAGCCAATTCTTCATGGAGGCATGGTTACCTAGCAATTACACTGGAAGGTTCTTGAGCACAGGGAATGGAGGGTTGAATGGCT GCGTAAGTTACGCGGACATGGTTTATGCTACTCAGTACGGATTCGCGACGATTGGGACCAATAACGGTCACTTTGGCGACACTGGCCAATACTTCCTGAACAACCCCGAAGTCATTGAGGACTTTGCCTACCGCGCCCTGCACACAGGGACAGTGGTGGGGAAAGCACTGACGAAGCTATTCTATCCTCAAGGATACAAGAATTCATACTATCTGGGCTGCTCGACAGGTGGCCGGCAAGGTTGGAAGTCCATCCAGAGATTTCCAGACGACTTTGACGGCGTGGTGGCTGGAGCACCGGCCATCAACTTTGTCAATCTCTGCAGCTGGGGATCTCGATTCCTGAAAATCACCGGGCCGCCAGGTTCAGAGACATTCGTGACAAGCGCGCAGTGGTCCGCGGTCCACAATGAGATTCTCCGACAATGCGATGCTCTCGATGGCGCCGTCGATGGAATCATCGAGGATACCGATCTCTGCCAGCCCGTCTTCGAGACCCTGCTTTGCAATTCCACGGCTGTGGACAAGACCTCTTGCCTGACGGGTGTGCAGGCCAACACCGTTAACGAGGTGTTCTCCGCCATGTATGGCTTGGACGGTAAATGGCTATACCCTCGCATGCAGCCCGGCTCTGAGCTCGCCGCGTCTTTCATCTACTACAGCGGAAACGGGTTCAAGTACTCAGACGACTGGTACAAATACGTCGTCTACAACGATAGCAACTGGGGCCACTCTACCTGGACGCTTGCCGACGCAGCGGCAGCCGCTGCGCAGGATCccttccagatctcctccttcgacGGGAATATCTCCGGTTTCCAAAAGGCAGGCGGCAAGGTTCTGCACTATCACGGCCTGGAGGATGCGATCATTACCTCGGATAGCTCCAAGGCGTACTACAAGCATGTTGCTGATACCATGGGTCTCAGTCCCTCGGAGCTGGACCATTTCTATCGCTTATTCCCGATTAGTGGAATGGGCCATTGCTCGCCGGGGACCGGTGCGGCTTCCATCGGGCAGGGTTCTTCCACCTATGCCGGCGATGACCCGCAGGATAACGTGTTGATGGCAATAGTGCAGTGGGTGGAAAAGGGTATTGCGCCTGAGTATGTGCGTGGCTCCAAGATGTCCCGCGATGGTACGATAGATTACCGCCGCAAGCACTGCAAGTATCCCAAGCGAAATCGATACGTGGGGCCTGGCAAGTATACCGATGAGAATGCTTGGAAGTGCGTGTAA
- the zrfD gene encoding putative plasma membrane zinc ion transporter, giving the protein MNCPSRTDDTLLHCDWNQNPPFLAPDLTTRQDFNGITNARVYRSGPGLDAVSSTSWEDSQAMPEQRDTPIGSKSDLRGASLTPSVDKVKSWAWWLLSVLFTSALISHESLGRYFGSTISVSDTTAVKPEANLIKRSTCVAGGVKSSEYNTSLHIGALFIILSVSTLACAFPVLATWFPRLRIPPSVLFTFSHFGTGVLIATAFVHLLPTAFTSLNNPCLSGFWTTDYPAMPGAIALAGIFLVTLVEMVFSPARHVCRGGLKVSEQETSLSESGVCNSHVPVARDSKTRDEVKRPGCTRVESQSHLRDLGPLVGRQTSVSRTINRMGEECDRIMRIASAPEGMRPVQESKAPPIEDVERSDDLALTPEQKHKKAVMQVFLLEMGILFHSVFIGMSLSVSVGSEFVILLIAIVFHQTFEGLALGSRIAALDWPEKAVQPWLMSLAYGCTTPIGQAIGLATHTLYSPDSEVGLLLVGTMNAISSGLLIFASLVELMSEDFLSDESWRVLRGRKRVIACILVFMGAFCMSLVGAWA; this is encoded by the exons ATGAACTGTCCCTCCCGAACCGACGACACTCTTCTACACTGCGACTGGAATCAGAATCCCCCTTTTCTGGCGCCGGATTTGACCACCCGCCAAGACTTCAACGGCATCACCAATGCCCGCGTGTACCGATCGGGCCCCGGGTTGGATGCCGTGTCGTCGACGAGCTGGGAAGACTCCCAAGCTATGCCTGAACAACGAGATACGCCAATTGGGAGTAAGTCGGACTTGCGTGGGGCGTCACTGACACCGTCAG TTGACAAGGTCAAGAGCTGGGCCTGGTGGCTGCTATCGGTTCTCTTCACCTCTGCGCTCATCTCCCATGAGAGCCTGGGAAGGTACTTCGGCTCTACCATCTCGGTCTCTGATACAACAG CAGTCAAACCCGAAGCAAACCTCATCAAACGATCCACATGCGTCGCAGGAGGCGTCAAGAGCAGCGAATACAACACCTCTCTCCACATTGGCGcgctcttcatcatcttgagCGTCTCGACCTTGGCCTGTGCGTTCCCCGTACTGGCCACATGGTTTCCTCGTCTACGCATTCCCCCATCAGTTCTCTTTACGTTCAGTCATTTCGGAACGGGCGTTCTCATTGCCACCGCATTTGTCCATCTGCTCCCGACTGCATTTACTTCTCTCAACAATCCCTGCTTGTCTGGCTTTTGGACCACCGACTACCCCGCCATGCCCGGAGCCATTGCCCTAGCCGGCATTTTCCTGGTGACGTTGGTCGAAATGGTCTTCAGTCCGGCACGGCATGTGTGCCGCGGAGGGCTCAAAGTCTccgagcaggagacatcTCTGTCTGAATCGGGGGTCTGTAACTCCCATGTCCCTGTCGCCAGAGACTCGAAAACCCGGGATGAGGTCAAACGACCTGGCTGCACCAGGGTCGAAAGTCAATCGCACCTGCGTGACCTCGGCCCATTGGTAGGCAGGCAAACCAGCGTGAGTCGGACGATCAACCGCATGGGGGAGGAATGCGATCGCATCATGCGGattgcttctgctcctgaaGGCATGCGACCAGTTCAAGAAAGCAAAGCACCGCCAATCGAGGACGTGGAACGAAGCGACGATCTCGCCCTTACTCCAGAGCAAAAGCACAAAAAGGCCGTCATGCAGGTGTTCCTGTTGGAAATGGGGATTCTCTTTCACAGCGTATTCATCGGCATGTCACTCAGTGTGTCGGTAGGCAGCGAGTTTGTCATCCTGTTGATTGCCATCGTATTCCATC AAACATTCGAGGGTCTCGCGTTGGGTTCTCGCATCGCTGCCCTCGACTGGCCGGAGAAAGCCGTCCAGCCATGGCTGATGTCCTTGGCATACGGATGCAC CACACCCATCGGCCAGGCTATCGGCCTCGCAACGCACACCCTCTACAGCCCGGATTCAGAAGTAGGACTGCTCCTGGTGGGCACCATGAACGCAATCTCATCTGGTCTTCTTATCTTCGCCTCCTTAGTCGAGTTGATGTCGGAGGACTTTCTCAGTGATGAAAGCTGGCGTGTTCTGAGGGGCCGCAAACGTGTTATTGCCTGTATACTAGTCTTCATGGGCGCTTTCTGCATGAGCCTTGTTGGCGCATGGGCATAG
- a CDS encoding aconitase family protein: MQYHGHCLVDSAATGKLLYANVGLSFWAGVDSQTGEIIDRHHPLHGQSVNGRILAIPCSRGSCTGSIVLIELLLNQCAPAGLIFQQPEQIITLGVVVAKTLLGLSIPVLVLKPAEFHSLKDYRYAAITGPTLQTGEDPLPPPTYEAPSCAPSGTIDLSETDEAILHGARGAAAQKAMEILLSFAQIQGATRLIDISRAHIDACIYTGPASLRIPQTFLSLGARVAIPTTLNSISIDRRRWRELGVKEELAVPADQLVETYLAMGARPVFTCAPYLLESAPAAGQDIGWSESNAVVFANSVLGARTQKYPDLIDVCIALTGRAPLAGGHADEGRTPSVVVEVADFPKMDDAVWPLLGYHIGQLAGGDIPLVVGLEQTKPRMADLKAFGAAFATTASASMFHVRGVTPEATKFEGVRHTAKRMAVHESDLVRTWEDLNTAQDSSVGLVSLGNPHFSLEEFESFSRLCADRKKDPSVQMMITTGRETYELAASKGYIQTLEAFGATIITDTCWCMIREPVIPPQTINLMTNSAKYAHYAPGMVQRGVHFGSLAQCVVASCTGYFDGEPSWKQDCTLPCEAEVYTLMTEGLPPHPNSHRFATNLGDENRCIA, translated from the exons ATGCAGTATCATGGGCATTGCCTCGTTGATTCGGCGGCCACCGGAAAACTCCTCTACGCCAACGTTGGCCTGAGTTTCTGGGCCGGAGTCGACTCCCAGACTGGGGAGATCATTGACCGCCATCATCCTCTCCACGGACAATCGGTCAACGGTCGCATATTGGCCATTCCGTGCAGCAGAGGATCATGTACCGGCAGCATTGTGCTGATCGAGCTGCTGTTGAATCAATGTGCCCCGGCGGGGCTCATCTTCCAACAGCCGGAGCAGATCATCACCCTAGGGGTCGTCGTGGCCAAGACACTGCTCGGCCTCTCGATTCCAGTACTGGTCCTAAAACCAGCAGAATTCCACTCGCTAAAAGACTACCGATACGCGGCAATTACAGGACCAACCCTCCAAACCGGAGAGGACCCCCTCCCACCACCCACCTACGAAGCACCTTCGTGCGCCCCCTCAGGGACCATAGACCTGTCAGAAACCGACGAGGCAATCCTCCATGGCGCCCGTGGAGCAGCCGCCCAAAAAGCCATGGAGATCCTCCTGAGCTTCGCCCAGATCCAAGGAGCAACAAGACTCATCGACATCTCCCGCGCCCACATCGACGCCTGCATCTACACGGGGCCCGCCAGTCTACGGATCCCGCAGACCTTTCTGTCTCTCGGCGCCCGCGTCGCCATCCCAACCACGTTGAATTCCATTTCCATTGACCGGCGCCGCTGGCGGGAACTCGGCGTCAAAGAAGAACTGGCTGTCCCTGCCGACCAGCTGGTGGAGACCTACCTGGCCATGGGCGCGCGGCCCGTCTTTACTTGTGCTCCGTACCTGCTTGAGTCTGCCCCCGCGGCCGGGCAGGATATCGGCTGGTCCGAGTCCAACGCAGTGGTGTTTGCGAACAGTGTGCTTGGCGCGCGGACGCAAAAGTATCCCGATCTGATCGACGTGTGTATTGCGCTGACGGGGCGGGCTCCCCTGGCGGGTGGGCATGCGGATGAAGGACGGACGCCATCGGTGGTGGTCGAAGTCGCGGATTTCCCGAAGATGGACGACGCAGTGTGGCCGCTGTTGGGATACCACATTGGTCAGCTGGCGGGGGGGGATATACCGTTGGTGGTTGGGCTGGAGCAGACGAAGCCTCGTATGGCTGACCTCAAAGCGTTCGGGGCGGCTTTTGCGACAACGGCGTCCGCGTCGATGTTCCATGTGCGAGGGGTGACTCCGGAAGCGACCAAGTTCGAGGGAGTCCGGCACACAGCGAAGCGGATGGCCGTGCACGAATCCGACCTTGTGCGGACGTGGGAAGACTTGAACACGGCTCAAGACTCGTCAGTTGGGTTGGTGTCGTTGGGGAATCCGCACTTCTCGCTGGAAGAATTCGAATCGTTCTCTCGTTTGTGCGCCGATCGCAAAAAAGATCCCTCGGTGCAGATGATGATAACAACGGGGCGGGAGACGTACGAGCTGGCGGCTAGCAAGGGCTATATTCAAACTCTAGAAGCCTTTGGCGCAACCATCATCACTGATACCTGCTGGTGCATGATCCGCGAGCCGGTAATACCTCCGCAGACGATCAATCTTATGACCAATTCCGCCAAGTATGCTCACTATGCGCCCGGAATGGTGCAGCGAGGAGTGCATTTTGGCAGCCTGGCACAGTGTGTGGTGGCCAGCTGCACGGGCTATTTTGATGGAGAGCCATCATGGAAGCAAGATTGTACA TTACCATGCGAGGCTGAGGTGTATACCTTGATGACGGAAGGATTACCACCACACCCTAACAGCCACCGCTTTGCTAccaatcttggagatgagaatcGATGTATTGCATAG
- a CDS encoding glycoside hydrolase family 75 protein, producing MRHRPVLVAITATLFASQITTKQAPSALRAFYNKARSGGDCTGADALQTGFYNTEWSGGHTTYCTKYLPTGKGFYLKGPGSDLANMDIDCDGEQSRGDGRCKSSTDTQGQTRWGLKHLEKHGVRDLNANLHPYVVLGNEGGYSPTFDPRTVGVEPLSIVAVVCADELVYGVWGDTNGDDNEHPMVGEASLALATACYGPSISGNSGHDEADVLYIAFAGKEAVPARAKWDADSYEAFEESITAQGDQLVSQLFGDRSTATGGSDPHHTSAAPIDSDSDSDSDDDDDGSSKHSDKSDGARRSTIPRLCHTILVALIALVC from the coding sequence ATGCGCCACCGACCAGTTCTAGTAGCCATCACGGCTACCTTGTTTGCATCACAAATCACGACAAAGCAGGCCCCCTCAGCTCTCAGAGCCTTCTACAACAAGGCCAGAAGCGGCGGCGACTGCACCGGTGCCGACGCTCTTCAGACCGGCTTCTACAACACCGAATGGAGCGGCGGTCACACAACCTACTGCACCAAGTATCTCCCCACCGGTAAAGGATTCTACCTCAAAGGTCCTGGGTCCGACCTGGCAAATATGGACATCGACTGCGACGGAGAGCAGAGCCGCGGCGACGGCCGCTGCAAGTCGTCAACGGACACCCAAGGCCAGACCCGGTGGGGTTTGAAACACCTCGAGAAGCACGGGGTGAGAGATCTCAACGCAAACCTCCACCCGTATGTTGTCCTCGGGAATGAAGGCGGCTACAGCCCAACGTTTGATCCGCGCACGGTTGGCGTCGAGCCCCTGAGCATCGTGGCCGTCGTGTGCGCCGACGAGCTCGTCTACGGGGTCTGGGGCGACACCAACGGGGACGACAACGAGCACCCCATGGTTGGAGAAGCCAGTCTGGCGCTGGCGACCGCGTGCTACGGCCCGAGTATCAGCGGTAACAGCGGTCATGATGAGGCCGATGTGCTGTACATTGCTTTTGCGGGCAAGGAGGCTGTCCCTGCAAGGGCCAAGTGGGATGCAGACAGCTACGAGGCGTTCGAGGAGAGCATCACTGCGCAGGGGGACCAGTTGGTCTCGCAATTGTTTGGCGACAGGTCAACAGCGACCGGTGGCTCCGATCCTCATCATACCTCGGCTGCCCCGATCGACAGtgacagcgacagcgacagtgacgatgatgacgacggtAGCTCTAAACACAGTGATAAGTCCGACGGTGCACGACGGAGCACCATACCACGACTTTGCCACACCATTTTGGTTGCCTTGATCGCTCTCGTCTGTTGA
- a CDS encoding NAD(P)-dependent alcohol dehydrogenase, with protein sequence MGFDFTVYKGSSDGSIKKATTHRDDLQGDSVLVRITHSGVCFTDVHYMKADMALGHEGAGVVGATGPGAQHLKKGDRVGWGYEHDSCGSCKQCLTGWETFCPERKFYGYADLDQGSFATHAVWREAFLFKIPDALSNQDAAPLMCGGSTVWNAIVVGEVKPVSRVGIVGIGGLGHLAIQFAAKMGCEVVVFSGSDNKKEEAMKLGASEFYATKGATELKVGKPLDNLIITTSAQPDWKLYLPILAPGAVISPLTVDEKDLQIPYMPLLVGGIRIQGGIVAARQSHRDMLDFAAHHGIKPIIMTYPMSVEGIQECLKTLQDGKMRYRGVLVSDKQ encoded by the coding sequence ATGGGCTTCGATTTTACCGTGTACAAAGGCTCCTCCGATGGCTCCATCAAAAAAGCCACCACCCACCGCGATGACCTCCAGGGCGACTCGGTCCTCGTGCGCATCACCCACTCTGGCGTGTGCTTTACGGACGTGCACTACATGAAGGCCGACATGGCGCTCGGCCACGAAGGCGCAGGGGTGGTCGGGGCCACCGGCCCGGGCGCCCAGCACCTGAAGAAAGGCGACCGGGTCGGCTGGGGCTACGAGCACGACAGCTGCGGGAGCTGCAAGCAGTGCCTGACGGGTTGGGAGACGTTCTGTCCCGAGCGCAAGTTCTACGGATACGCCGATCTGGACCAGGGCTCGTTCGCGACGCACGCCGTCTGGCGCGAGGCCTTCCTCTTCAAGATCCCCGATGCGCTCAGCAACCAGGACGCGGCGCCGCTGATGTGCGGCGGCTCGACGGTGTGGAATGCCATCGTGGTCGGCGAAGTGAAGCCCGTGTCGCGCGTGGGGATCGTGGGGATCGGGGGCCTGGGCCATCTGGCCATCCAGTTTGCGGCCAAGATGGGCTGCGAGGTGGTTGTGTTCTCCGGCAGCGACaacaagaaggaggaggcgaTGAAGCTGGGCGCGTCCGAGTTCTATGCGACCAAGGGCGCCACGGAGCTCAAGGTCGGCAAGCCGTTggacaacctcatcatcacgaCCAGCGCTCAGCCCGATTGGAAGCTATACCTTCCGATTCTGGCGCCGGGCGCGGTCATCTCCCCTCTGACGGTGGACGAAAAGGATCTGCAAATCCCATACATGCCTCTGCTCGTCGGCGGGATCCGTATCCAGGGCGGTATCGTTGCAGCGCGCCAGTCGCATCGGGACATGCTCGACTTTGCGGCACACCACGGCATCAAGCCGATCATCATGACGTATCCGATGAGCGTGGAAGGAATCCAGGAGTGTCTCAAGACGCTGCAGGATGGCAAAATGAGATATCGTGGGGTCTTGGTGTCAGACAAGCAGTAA